A stretch of Schaalia odontolytica DNA encodes these proteins:
- a CDS encoding FtsK/SpoIIIE family DNA translocase: protein MAQSSPRSSSGKAPARPRAKGGSNKSAQAPQPEATQPGFLARFFSALGRAGVGAVRAWKATDSQVKRDAAAFVAVAAAIVIALREWFQISGEAGDAIHHASAGLFGIFSVVLPLVLIALAVELVSARSGRSALPHHVAGGIGITAALTGLVHISRGNPAMGTEPGIEAAGGLLGWFVARPLALLLSGWGAGALMILLLAYSILLATRTAVADVPARLRDLAAHLSGERPEGDAEASDQAGGDPAKEARRKARKDLAAGDDAFLDEYDGDESFRKATDTESVGETRLLESGAIAAPAPAPTPAPRPRATTPDAPTEMLTQMRPAVAPAPVQVPAHVPEPEPEPEDEPAPPPITDEPEGAFQPNLDDSISYTLPSEDLLVSGPPHMTRSAVNDQVVAALGQVFADFNVDARVTGFSRGPTVTRYEVVLGAGVKVDKLTNLSKNIAYAVASADVRILAPIPGKSAIGIEIPNADRENVALGDVLRSAAARRNQHPLVVGVGKDVEGGYVVTNLAKTPHMLVAGQTGSGKSSFVNSMITSIMMRATPQQVRMILVDPKRVELTIYEGIPHLISPIITDAKKAAEALEWVVKEMDARYDDLSDYGFKHIDDFNKAVAAGQVQAKPGLERTLHPYPYLLVVVDELADLMMVAPRDVEASIQRITQLARAAGIHLVLATQRPSVDVVTGLIKANIPSRLAFATSSLTDSRTILDQPGAEKLIGQGDALYLPAGASKPMRVQGAWVSESEIHQIVAHVKSQMETHYRDDVVPEKKEAKVAEDIGDDLEDLLQAAELVVSTQLGSTSMLQRKLRVGFARAGRLMDLLESREIVGPSEGSKARQVLVTPEQLPEVLAMLRGESAGIAESEPEPAPAPASVAPEGAPSPAIGAAAGVAEGAPASSAPAQSPASGYEMGTASASDSRGSGVDPYSGHNFGGSSPDWVDEEPEDNEDAWQLTGR, encoded by the coding sequence ATGGCACAATCGTCTCCACGCTCGTCGTCCGGTAAGGCTCCCGCGCGCCCGCGCGCCAAGGGAGGCTCGAACAAGTCCGCCCAAGCGCCCCAGCCCGAAGCAACGCAGCCAGGCTTCCTGGCCCGCTTCTTTTCCGCGCTCGGCCGCGCCGGTGTCGGTGCCGTGCGCGCGTGGAAGGCGACCGATTCGCAGGTCAAGCGTGACGCTGCGGCCTTCGTCGCTGTCGCCGCGGCCATCGTTATCGCGCTGCGCGAGTGGTTCCAGATTTCCGGCGAGGCCGGGGACGCGATCCACCACGCCTCCGCCGGCCTGTTCGGCATCTTCTCGGTCGTCCTGCCCCTCGTCCTGATCGCCCTGGCCGTCGAGCTCGTCTCCGCGCGATCCGGGCGATCCGCGCTGCCCCACCACGTGGCAGGCGGCATCGGTATCACCGCAGCGCTCACCGGCCTGGTCCACATCTCGCGTGGAAACCCCGCGATGGGCACCGAACCCGGCATTGAGGCGGCCGGTGGCCTGCTCGGCTGGTTCGTCGCACGCCCCCTCGCCCTGCTGCTCTCCGGCTGGGGTGCGGGTGCCCTCATGATCCTGCTCCTGGCCTACTCGATCCTGCTCGCCACGCGTACGGCCGTCGCAGACGTCCCCGCGCGCCTGCGCGACCTCGCCGCCCACCTCAGCGGTGAGCGCCCCGAGGGCGACGCCGAGGCCTCCGATCAGGCCGGTGGCGATCCCGCCAAGGAAGCCCGCCGCAAGGCGCGCAAAGACCTCGCAGCGGGAGACGACGCCTTCCTCGACGAATACGACGGCGACGAGTCCTTCCGCAAGGCGACCGACACGGAATCCGTGGGGGAGACCCGCCTCCTGGAATCCGGAGCCATCGCGGCCCCCGCGCCCGCCCCGACTCCCGCGCCCCGGCCTCGTGCCACGACGCCCGACGCGCCCACCGAGATGCTCACCCAGATGCGTCCCGCCGTGGCCCCCGCGCCCGTCCAGGTGCCCGCGCACGTGCCAGAGCCCGAACCGGAGCCCGAGGACGAGCCGGCGCCCCCGCCGATCACCGACGAGCCCGAGGGGGCCTTCCAGCCCAACCTCGACGACTCGATCAGCTACACGCTGCCGTCGGAGGACCTCCTCGTCTCCGGCCCGCCCCACATGACCCGATCCGCCGTCAACGACCAGGTCGTCGCGGCCCTGGGGCAGGTCTTCGCGGACTTCAACGTCGACGCGCGCGTCACCGGATTCTCCCGAGGCCCGACAGTCACCCGCTACGAGGTCGTCCTCGGCGCCGGCGTCAAGGTTGACAAGCTCACTAACCTGTCGAAGAACATCGCCTATGCGGTGGCCTCCGCCGACGTGCGTATCCTCGCGCCGATCCCCGGCAAGAGTGCCATCGGCATCGAGATCCCCAACGCCGACCGCGAAAACGTGGCCCTCGGCGACGTCCTGCGTTCCGCGGCCGCGCGCCGCAACCAGCACCCGCTCGTCGTCGGCGTCGGCAAGGACGTCGAAGGCGGCTACGTCGTCACCAACCTGGCCAAGACCCCGCACATGCTGGTGGCCGGCCAGACCGGTTCCGGTAAGTCCTCCTTCGTCAACTCCATGATCACGTCGATCATGATGCGTGCGACGCCCCAGCAGGTGCGCATGATCCTCGTCGACCCCAAGCGCGTGGAACTCACGATCTACGAGGGCATCCCGCACCTCATCTCGCCCATCATCACCGACGCCAAGAAGGCCGCCGAGGCCCTCGAATGGGTCGTCAAGGAGATGGATGCGCGCTACGACGATCTGTCGGACTACGGCTTCAAGCACATCGACGACTTCAACAAGGCGGTGGCCGCCGGACAGGTTCAGGCCAAGCCCGGGCTGGAGCGCACGCTGCACCCCTACCCGTACCTGCTCGTGGTCGTCGACGAGCTCGCCGACCTCATGATGGTCGCCCCGCGCGACGTCGAGGCGTCGATTCAGCGCATCACGCAGCTGGCGCGCGCCGCCGGCATCCACCTGGTCCTGGCCACGCAGCGCCCCTCCGTCGACGTCGTCACCGGCCTTATCAAGGCCAACATCCCCTCGCGCCTCGCGTTCGCGACCTCCTCGCTCACCGACTCGCGCACGATCCTCGACCAGCCCGGCGCCGAAAAGCTCATCGGGCAGGGTGACGCCCTCTACCTGCCCGCGGGTGCCTCCAAGCCCATGCGCGTCCAGGGTGCCTGGGTCTCCGAATCCGAGATCCACCAGATCGTCGCCCACGTCAAGAGCCAGATGGAGACGCACTACCGCGACGACGTCGTGCCCGAAAAGAAGGAAGCTAAGGTCGCCGAAGACATCGGAGACGATCTCGAAGACCTGCTGCAGGCCGCCGAGCTTGTCGTCTCCACCCAGCTCGGTTCCACCTCGATGCTCCAGCGCAAGCTGCGCGTCGGCTTCGCCCGCGCCGGTCGCCTCATGGACCTGCTCGAGTCGCGCGAAATCGTCGGCCCCTCCGAAGGATCCAAGGCGCGCCAGGTGCTCGTCACCCCCGAACAGCTGCCCGAGGTCCTCGCCATGCTGCGCGGGGAGTCAGCTGGCATCGCCGAGTCCGAGCCTGAGCCCGCCCCCGCGCCCGCTTCGGTCGCTCCCGAGGGGGCGCCCAGCCCGGCCATCGGTGCTGCGGCGGGGGTCGCGGAGGGGGCGCCGGCCTCGTCCGCTCCTGCTCAATCACCCGCTTCCGGTTACGAAATGGGCACGGCATCTGCCAGCGATTCGCGCGGCAGTGGGGTTGACCCGTACTCTGGTCATAACTTTGGTGGGTCCTCGCCCGACTGGGTCGACGAGGAGCCCGAGGACAACGAGGACGCTTGGCAGCTCACGGGCCGCTGA
- a CDS encoding PfkB family carbohydrate kinase yields the protein MHIAYVPERGGSVHADAASSRPGGGFTTLCAAAAMGVPTAAASPLGTGPNSFAVRQQLVEAGVEVLTPELVGDIGVVIQLIVEDGSMRSVVTAGVESEPSRASLEGIELREGDVVHVAASDMTSAHAASELSEWAASLPPFVTLVVSVSPAVAQVPVEAWEVIFPRADVVTMSSWEAATLAGILDANRHGSTIRTYMRPDAATVRRVGERGCELQKVADAPVISIPAFQSRIADTAGVGDTHIGEMCAGLVMGYDLETACLMANAGAALAISHESALPVPTREQVENVLETGVVTNILR from the coding sequence ATGCACATCGCATACGTGCCGGAGCGCGGCGGATCCGTTCATGCGGATGCCGCCAGCTCGCGCCCGGGCGGCGGCTTCACGACCCTGTGCGCCGCTGCGGCCATGGGCGTGCCGACGGCAGCCGCGTCGCCGCTCGGCACGGGTCCGAACTCTTTCGCCGTTCGTCAGCAGCTGGTCGAGGCCGGCGTCGAGGTCCTGACCCCCGAACTGGTGGGTGATATCGGCGTCGTCATTCAGCTCATCGTCGAAGACGGGTCGATGCGTTCGGTCGTGACGGCCGGTGTCGAATCGGAGCCGTCGCGCGCTTCCCTTGAGGGGATCGAGCTGCGCGAGGGGGATGTGGTCCACGTGGCCGCCTCAGACATGACGAGCGCGCACGCGGCTTCCGAGCTGAGCGAGTGGGCCGCGTCCCTGCCGCCCTTCGTGACGCTCGTCGTCTCGGTGTCTCCCGCAGTTGCCCAGGTTCCCGTTGAAGCGTGGGAGGTGATCTTCCCCCGTGCCGACGTCGTGACAATGAGCAGCTGGGAGGCTGCCACTCTCGCCGGTATTCTCGACGCCAACCGTCACGGCTCCACGATCCGCACCTACATGCGCCCGGACGCGGCCACGGTTCGCCGCGTGGGGGAGCGGGGCTGCGAGCTGCAGAAGGTCGCGGATGCTCCGGTCATCTCGATTCCCGCGTTCCAGTCGCGTATCGCGGACACTGCGGGCGTGGGCGATACCCACATCGGAGAGATGTGCGCGGGCCTGGTCATGGGCTACGACCTGGAGACCGCGTGCCTTATGGCGAACGCGGGTGCCGCGCTGGCTATCTCCCACGAGTCGGCTCTGCCCGTTCCCACGCGCGAGCAGGTTGAAAATGTGCTCGAAACCGGGGTTGTTACGAACATCCTGCGCTGA
- a CDS encoding ribonuclease J: MKSLYENLSEPAPLEDGALRVIPLGGLGEVGRNMNVLEYRGKLLVVDCGVLFPEESQPGVDLILPDFSWIEDRMDDVVGLVLTHGHEDHIGAVPYLFKLRSDIPVYGSDLTLAFVAPKLREHRLPDPSLNVVAEGDRLTVGPFDLEFVSVTHSIPDALAVFVRTDAGNVLITGDFKMDQLPLDRRLTDLRAFARMGEEGVDLFMVDSTNALVPGFITPEREIGPVLDQVFGEATGQIVVASFASHVHRVQQVINAAAHHGRRVAFVGRSMERNMRIAEEKGYLSIPEGLIVDLKGIGELPPSERVYMATGSQGEPMAALSRMSVGSHRTVTIEPGDMVVLASSLIPGNENSVYRVINDLTRLGARVVSKENAKVHVSGHASAGELIYCYNIVQPKNVMPIHGEVRHLVGNGQLAVKTGIDPQNVVLAEDGVTVDLKDGVARVSGIVPCEYVYVDGRSIGEISEDELETRRTLGSEGFISIFAVVEHDSGMVLAGPEIRAIGMAEDDSVFEEILPDVTQALKDAAAPGGQDPYVLQQAMRRVIGRWVARRLRRRPMIVPVVTEQ; this comes from the coding sequence ATGAAGTCTTTGTACGAGAACCTCAGCGAACCCGCGCCCCTGGAAGATGGCGCACTGCGAGTGATCCCGCTGGGAGGTCTCGGCGAGGTCGGCCGCAACATGAACGTCCTCGAATACCGGGGCAAGCTCCTGGTCGTGGACTGTGGCGTTCTCTTCCCCGAGGAGAGCCAGCCCGGCGTCGATCTGATCCTGCCGGATTTCTCCTGGATTGAGGATCGGATGGACGACGTCGTCGGTCTCGTCCTGACCCACGGCCACGAGGACCACATCGGCGCCGTGCCCTACCTGTTCAAGCTGCGCAGCGACATCCCGGTCTACGGCTCTGACCTGACCCTGGCCTTCGTCGCCCCCAAGCTGCGCGAACACCGCCTGCCCGACCCGAGCCTCAACGTCGTCGCCGAGGGCGACCGCCTCACCGTCGGTCCCTTCGACCTCGAGTTCGTCTCCGTCACCCACTCGATCCCCGACGCGCTCGCGGTCTTCGTCCGTACGGATGCGGGCAACGTCCTCATCACGGGTGACTTCAAGATGGATCAGCTGCCGCTGGACCGCCGCCTCACCGACCTGCGCGCCTTCGCCCGCATGGGCGAGGAGGGCGTCGACCTGTTCATGGTGGACTCCACGAACGCCCTGGTGCCCGGATTCATCACGCCCGAGCGCGAGATCGGCCCGGTCCTCGACCAGGTGTTTGGAGAGGCCACGGGCCAGATCGTCGTCGCCTCCTTCGCCTCGCACGTGCACCGCGTCCAGCAGGTCATCAACGCGGCCGCCCACCACGGGCGTCGCGTGGCCTTCGTGGGCCGCTCGATGGAACGCAACATGCGCATCGCGGAAGAAAAGGGCTACCTGTCGATCCCCGAGGGCCTCATCGTGGATCTCAAGGGCATCGGCGAGCTGCCGCCCTCCGAGCGCGTCTACATGGCGACCGGTTCGCAGGGTGAGCCGATGGCCGCGCTGTCGCGCATGTCGGTGGGTTCGCACCGCACCGTGACGATTGAGCCGGGCGACATGGTCGTGCTGGCCTCCTCGCTGATTCCTGGCAACGAGAACTCCGTCTACCGCGTCATCAACGACCTGACCCGCCTGGGCGCGCGCGTCGTGTCGAAGGAGAACGCCAAGGTGCACGTGTCCGGTCACGCGAGCGCCGGTGAGCTCATCTACTGCTACAACATTGTTCAGCCCAAGAACGTCATGCCGATCCACGGCGAGGTCCGTCACCTGGTAGGCAACGGTCAGCTGGCCGTCAAGACGGGTATCGACCCGCAGAACGTGGTCCTGGCCGAGGACGGCGTGACGGTCGACCTCAAGGACGGCGTCGCGCGCGTGTCGGGCATCGTGCCCTGCGAGTACGTGTATGTGGACGGCCGCTCGATCGGCGAGATCTCCGAGGATGAGCTGGAGACCCGGCGCACCCTGGGGTCGGAGGGCTTCATCTCGATCTTCGCGGTCGTCGAGCACGATTCGGGCATGGTCCTGGCCGGCCCGGAGATTCGCGCGATCGGCATGGCCGAGGACGACTCGGTGTTCGAGGAGATTCTCCCCGACGTCACGCAGGCGCTCAAGGACGCGGCTGCTCCCGGCGGGCAGGACCCCTACGTCCTGCAGCAGGCGATGCGCCGCGTGATCGGACGCTGGGTTGCGCGACGCTTGCGTCGTCGTCCTATGATCGTTCCGGTCGTTACCGAGCAGTAG
- a CDS encoding ABC transporter ATP-binding protein yields the protein MIIEATGLTKEFARARGGKRLFTAVHPLDIGLEEQQLTLVSGHSGSGKSTLANMLAGILTPTAGHVRLDGTDLYSLRDEELSRLRNERIGLVPQGHTALRALTVLDNVLLPSILYTKDEAPADRARELLAAVGLGDLTDAAPTELSGGELRRMAIARALLMDPAVVVADEPTAGLDSANATAVLTLLRDAADRGTAVLVVSHEAEAQRFADRSYVMEDGHLRASE from the coding sequence ATGATCATCGAGGCAACGGGACTCACGAAAGAATTCGCCCGAGCCCGCGGGGGAAAGCGCCTCTTCACGGCCGTCCACCCGCTGGATATCGGCCTGGAGGAACAGCAGCTGACCCTCGTCTCCGGGCACTCCGGCAGCGGCAAGAGCACCCTGGCGAACATGCTCGCCGGCATCCTCACGCCGACGGCGGGACACGTACGACTGGACGGCACGGACCTGTACTCGCTGCGCGACGAGGAACTCTCGCGCCTGCGCAATGAGCGCATCGGCCTCGTCCCCCAGGGGCACACGGCCCTGCGAGCCCTGACGGTCCTCGACAATGTCTTGCTCCCCTCGATCCTCTACACCAAGGACGAGGCGCCCGCGGATCGTGCCCGCGAGCTGCTGGCCGCCGTGGGCTTGGGCGACCTCACCGATGCTGCGCCCACCGAGCTGTCGGGCGGTGAGCTGCGGCGCATGGCGATCGCGCGTGCCCTCCTCATGGACCCGGCCGTCGTTGTCGCAGACGAGCCGACCGCCGGCCTCGATAGTGCGAACGCGACCGCCGTCCTCACCCTCCTGCGCGATGCCGCCGACCGGGGAACGGCCGTCCTCGTCGTCTCCCACGAGGCCGAGGCGCAGCGCTTCGCGGACCGCAGCTACGTCATGGAGGACGGCCATCTGCGCGCGAGCGAGTAG
- a CDS encoding ABC transporter permease encodes MLSLSRLPWMNLRGYPVRTGTLIFFSMLMTMTIFGGTLVVQGIEHGLRTTQSRLGADIMVTPDEADTDFDAQTFLVNAEPSYFYMDASTREAVAAVDGVEAASSQLFLASARASCCSGRYQVIAYDPTTDFTIQPWMNDAVGQAQLGENEVIVGANVLANDPENFQLFDNTLRVVGQFDPTGSTLDNAVYMNFETAKKVIDSSLRKGLNKYSTLETDRIISSVMVKVAPGYDAEAVAAQIREQVPGVSVATSTKLVSGIAQSLETTSRTVTTLIAVAWGAGLLMITLMFVLMIVERRREFATLIAAGAHRRLISRIIIREALAVNALGGIGGIVVSGVLLVSFSGLVRQSLGGGFLVPSLPTLALLALGALASVGLVALVSSWIALRYVTTMDASLALKEGE; translated from the coding sequence ATGCTGTCGCTGTCGCGACTACCGTGGATGAACCTGCGCGGCTACCCCGTGCGGACGGGGACCCTGATCTTCTTCTCCATGCTTATGACGATGACGATCTTCGGTGGAACGCTGGTCGTCCAAGGTATCGAACACGGCCTGCGCACGACCCAGTCGCGCCTCGGAGCCGACATTATGGTGACGCCCGACGAGGCCGACACCGACTTCGATGCGCAGACCTTCCTTGTCAACGCCGAACCGTCGTACTTCTACATGGATGCGTCCACGCGCGAGGCAGTTGCAGCCGTCGACGGCGTCGAGGCCGCCTCCTCCCAGCTCTTCCTCGCCTCGGCGAGGGCGAGCTGCTGCTCGGGCCGCTACCAGGTGATCGCCTACGATCCGACCACCGACTTCACGATCCAGCCGTGGATGAACGACGCCGTCGGGCAGGCGCAGCTGGGGGAGAATGAGGTGATCGTCGGCGCCAACGTGCTCGCCAACGACCCGGAGAACTTCCAGCTCTTCGACAACACCCTGCGGGTCGTCGGCCAATTTGACCCGACCGGATCGACCCTCGACAATGCGGTCTACATGAACTTCGAGACCGCAAAGAAGGTCATCGACTCTTCGCTGCGCAAGGGACTCAACAAGTACTCGACGCTCGAAACCGACCGCATCATCTCCTCGGTCATGGTCAAGGTGGCACCCGGATACGACGCCGAGGCCGTGGCCGCGCAGATCCGTGAGCAGGTACCCGGCGTGTCGGTCGCCACCTCGACGAAGCTGGTCAGCGGTATCGCCCAGTCCTTGGAAACGACGTCGCGCACGGTCACCACCCTCATCGCGGTCGCGTGGGGAGCCGGCTTGCTCATGATCACCCTCATGTTCGTCCTGATGATTGTCGAGCGCAGGAGAGAATTCGCGACCCTTATCGCCGCCGGTGCCCACCGTCGTCTGATTTCGCGCATCATCATTCGCGAGGCGCTTGCGGTCAACGCGCTCGGCGGCATTGGCGGCATCGTCGTTTCCGGTGTGCTCCTCGTGTCCTTCTCCGGCCTCGTACGCCAAAGCCTGGGAGGGGGATTCCTCGTCCCGTCGCTGCCCACTCTGGCGCTGCTCGCGCTGGGAGCGCTCGCGTCGGTGGGCCTCGTCGCCCTCGTGTCCTCGTGGATAGCGCTACGGTACGTGACGACAATGGACGCCAGCCTGGCCCTCAAGGAAGGGGAATGA
- a CDS encoding FtsX-like permease family protein — MSNALSLRRVPLMTIRAHPIRSLIIAVLALAQAACVFGGLILVGAMRAELTLAERRLGADLVVYPTTCLNQVEKKRLLMLGTPVGCHQRRSALARMSSNEDIAAVSYQLYVSETLADGSTRWIVGFEPETDFALSPWIAEGEGASLPRGSVLVGSAVPGADGQSLSVFGRERPIGAHLLTTGSELDDAVFVSTDTLSDMMADARAAGEDIDASLDPRTDYSAALVRASDSDAIESVTNWINLYVRKVSAVRATEALVGAASGIRAHRGVAIGVLGATWIVLLGALIVVQVSLMNERMQELAVWRSIGASRSIMSRVMLSESSLLHAFGALVGVCLAAVTMPFVGDGSLVKTLATPATSLPLAGLSLVAVTCVGVVGTRLALARVSRAATGNKSVLV, encoded by the coding sequence ATGAGCAACGCGCTGTCCCTGCGCCGCGTTCCCCTCATGACGATCCGCGCGCATCCCATCCGTTCCCTCATCATCGCTGTGCTTGCGCTCGCGCAGGCAGCCTGTGTGTTCGGTGGATTGATCCTCGTGGGCGCGATGCGGGCGGAGCTCACCCTCGCTGAGCGCAGGCTCGGCGCCGACCTCGTCGTGTACCCGACGACCTGCCTGAACCAGGTGGAGAAGAAGCGCCTCCTCATGCTCGGGACCCCCGTGGGCTGTCACCAGCGGCGCTCGGCCCTGGCGCGCATGTCGTCCAACGAGGACATCGCCGCGGTGTCCTATCAGCTCTATGTGTCCGAGACGCTCGCCGATGGGTCCACCCGGTGGATCGTTGGTTTCGAACCCGAGACGGATTTCGCGCTCTCGCCTTGGATCGCCGAGGGGGAAGGGGCGTCGCTGCCGCGTGGCTCGGTCCTTGTCGGCAGTGCCGTCCCGGGCGCGGACGGACAGAGCCTCTCCGTCTTCGGGCGTGAGCGCCCGATCGGCGCTCACCTCCTCACCACCGGCTCGGAGCTCGATGACGCCGTCTTCGTTTCCACGGACACCCTGTCGGACATGATGGCGGACGCGCGCGCGGCGGGGGAGGACATCGACGCTTCCCTCGACCCGCGTACCGACTACTCTGCGGCGCTCGTGCGTGCCTCGGACAGCGATGCCATCGAGAGCGTTACCAATTGGATCAACCTCTACGTGCGCAAGGTCAGTGCGGTGCGTGCCACTGAGGCGCTCGTCGGGGCTGCGTCGGGCATTCGCGCGCACCGCGGGGTTGCAATCGGGGTCCTGGGAGCGACCTGGATCGTCCTGCTGGGCGCCCTCATCGTCGTGCAGGTGAGCCTCATGAACGAACGGATGCAGGAACTGGCCGTGTGGCGCTCGATCGGGGCATCGCGTTCCATCATGAGCCGTGTCATGCTGAGCGAATCGTCCCTGCTTCACGCGTTTGGAGCCCTCGTGGGAGTTTGCCTCGCAGCCGTGACCATGCCATTCGTGGGGGACGGGAGCCTCGTCAAAACCCTCGCCACCCCCGCGACATCACTGCCCCTCGCGGGCCTGTCACTAGTCGCCGTCACCTGCGTCGGCGTCGTCGGAACGCGCCTCGCGCTCGCTCGGGTCAGCCGGGCGGCCACGGGGAACAAATCTGTCCTGGTGTAG
- a CDS encoding DUF6273 domain-containing protein: MGDNGGVRALGRSKTVRIGAVLLVLSLVAVLAIVVRNAVHYREAVALDEAGDAQGAYELFHALGGYSDAAQRAQALVEADPALPYRSVSKGDTVEFGAYEQDGNAQNGPEPIQWIVLDKIDGQLLLLSADVLDARQYHHVPFEEVTWENSDLRAWMNGDFYEGAFTPVQRGLIETVHNENADQSITGASGGAATDDRVFALSETESVIYLNTPAARSDIGAAPASVHAAAGPLSVSEDGTADWWLRSPGTYGFATQFVDATGVPSLSGANVDLQYGVRPALWINVEGAGEGSR; encoded by the coding sequence ATGGGAGACAATGGCGGCGTGAGGGCCCTAGGACGATCGAAAACCGTGCGCATCGGCGCGGTTCTCCTCGTGCTATCCCTCGTCGCCGTTCTCGCGATCGTCGTGCGCAACGCGGTGCACTATCGCGAGGCCGTCGCCCTGGACGAGGCCGGGGACGCCCAGGGGGCGTACGAGCTCTTCCATGCGCTCGGCGGGTACAGTGATGCGGCGCAGCGCGCGCAGGCCCTCGTCGAAGCCGATCCCGCGCTGCCGTACCGCTCGGTATCCAAGGGCGACACCGTCGAGTTCGGGGCCTACGAGCAGGACGGAAACGCCCAGAATGGACCCGAGCCGATTCAGTGGATTGTCCTCGACAAGATCGACGGCCAACTCCTGCTCCTGAGCGCAGACGTCCTCGATGCGCGCCAGTACCACCACGTGCCCTTCGAGGAGGTCACGTGGGAGAACTCCGACCTGCGCGCGTGGATGAACGGCGACTTCTACGAGGGTGCGTTCACCCCCGTTCAGCGCGGGCTCATCGAGACGGTGCACAACGAGAATGCGGATCAGTCGATCACCGGCGCAAGCGGCGGAGCCGCGACCGACGATCGGGTTTTTGCCCTCAGTGAGACCGAGAGCGTCATCTACCTCAATACGCCCGCCGCGCGTAGTGACATCGGAGCGGCGCCCGCCAGCGTTCACGCCGCCGCCGGACCCCTGAGCGTCTCCGAGGACGGCACGGCAGACTGGTGGCTGCGCTCTCCCGGAACATACGGTTTCGCGACGCAATTCGTCGACGCGACGGGCGTGCCCTCGCTCAGCGGAGCGAACGTCGACCTGCAGTACGGGGTGCGACCCGCGCTGTGGATCAACGTCGAAGGGGCCGGTGAGGGGAGCCGATGA
- a CDS encoding DUF4418 family protein: MDTVAKKDVIIPLVPAALSALLLAGGVTVFSACEQRADGSWMHCHQCQNMVAGSAVGLIALYGASSLVKNKPARLALLALAVIASVVVFFIPGGICPLCAMKTMRCHTVFQPFVRIMSVLVAGSGIGALVASWKKDSKPSA; the protein is encoded by the coding sequence ATGGATACCGTGGCAAAGAAGGACGTCATCATTCCCCTGGTCCCCGCCGCTCTCAGCGCCCTGCTGCTCGCCGGAGGCGTGACCGTCTTTTCGGCGTGCGAGCAACGGGCCGACGGCTCGTGGATGCACTGTCACCAGTGTCAGAACATGGTGGCCGGCAGCGCCGTTGGCCTCATCGCGCTGTACGGCGCCTCCTCCCTCGTCAAGAACAAGCCCGCGCGCCTGGCCCTGCTCGCGCTCGCGGTCATCGCCAGCGTCGTTGTGTTCTTCATTCCCGGCGGGATCTGCCCGCTGTGCGCGATGAAGACGATGCGCTGCCACACCGTCTTCCAGCCCTTCGTGCGCATCATGAGCGTCCTGGTCGCCGGCAGCGGCATTGGGGCGCTGGTGGCGTCATGGAAGAAGGATTCGAAGCCCTCCGCCTGA
- the dapA gene encoding 4-hydroxy-tetrahydrodipicolinate synthase — protein MSNIPPRRFGSLAAAMVTPMTDTGEIDLPSAQRLAIKLVDEGCDTILLSGTTGESPTTHQPEKNDLTDAVREAVGDRAFILCGACSNDTAHAVRIGEGAQEHGADGLLIVSPYYNRPSQEGLRAHVRSVTDATDLPVMLYDIPGRTGIAFSDATLDILAQHPRILGVKDATGDVETGVERMHRTGLEYYSGDDGLNFAWMTGGASGFISVVTHVASAQYRRMIELLDSDQVWEARELSYSLRPLVHAIMGGGQGAVMAKYALWLQGVIDSPAVRLPMVGISDDEVSALRRALCTAGLL, from the coding sequence ATGAGCAACATTCCTCCCCGCCGCTTCGGTTCCCTCGCAGCCGCCATGGTCACGCCGATGACCGACACCGGTGAGATTGATCTGCCCTCCGCGCAGCGCCTGGCGATCAAGCTGGTCGACGAAGGGTGCGACACGATTCTGCTGTCCGGCACGACGGGAGAGTCGCCGACGACTCACCAGCCGGAGAAGAACGACCTGACGGACGCCGTCCGTGAGGCCGTGGGGGATCGAGCGTTCATCCTGTGCGGCGCGTGTTCGAACGACACCGCCCACGCGGTGCGCATCGGCGAGGGCGCCCAGGAGCACGGCGCGGACGGTCTGCTGATCGTGTCCCCGTACTACAACCGCCCGTCCCAGGAGGGCCTGCGCGCGCACGTGCGCAGCGTGACGGATGCGACCGACCTGCCCGTCATGCTCTACGACATTCCGGGGCGCACGGGCATCGCGTTCTCAGACGCGACCCTCGACATCCTCGCCCAGCACCCGCGGATCCTGGGCGTCAAGGACGCGACGGGTGACGTGGAGACCGGCGTGGAGCGCATGCACCGCACGGGCCTGGAGTACTACTCGGGCGACGACGGCCTGAACTTCGCATGGATGACGGGCGGCGCCTCGGGCTTCATTTCCGTGGTCACGCACGTGGCCTCAGCCCAGTACCGTCGCATGATCGAGCTGCTCGACAGCGACCAGGTGTGGGAGGCCCGTGAGCTGTCCTATTCGCTGCGTCCCCTCGTGCACGCGATCATGGGCGGCGGACAGGGAGCGGTCATGGCGAAGTACGCCCTGTGGCTCCAGGGCGTTATCGACAGCCCGGCCGTGCGCCTGCCGATGGTGGGCATCAGTGACGATGAGGTGTCGGCCCTGCGTCGCGCCCTGTGCACCGCTGGCCTGCTCTGA